The Bacteroidia bacterium genomic sequence CCTCTTTCTTTTGCTTGGTTATTTTATCAATTGCAATGTTATACAAAAAAACCTCTTTAACCGTTGGAGTTTTTAGATACACATCAAAACGCTTTATATACTGTGCTAAATTAAACGTATCTTCTATTTCAACAATTACTACGGGTTTGTAATCATACCATTTTGTACCTTCATAAAAAATAACATCAGGGCAAAAACTTCCTTCGCATAATCTGTATGGGTCAAAAGCCATTTTAGTAATGGCTTTGTACTTTGCATCTTTACGATTATTGTAATTGCATGCCATTTCAAAAGCCGCCATAGACTGATAAGGAAATTCAATTCCATATAATTCTGCTTCTTCCCAAGTATAAAACTTCATACTACGAATATCGGTATTTTCTTGGGTTTTTCCAAGTTTAGGAGCGGGATTAGGTTTTAAGGTTTCGGGTACTTTTTTGTATTCTAAACAATAAGCTAAAAGTTCATTGGGAATGTCTTCACTTAACCCTAAGGCTTCGGTTTTCTCTTTTTTCTTTCTTTTGAACTCTGGGTCTGATACACTCAAACGTGCTTGCGTAACAAGTTGTATAAATACAACACGGGTTTTTTATCAGAAAGAGACTTGCTAAAATATTTTTGAAACTCCTTCTCATTGTGAATAAATGTAAGATGTATTGAGGATGACAGTTGTTTGCGTGAGGCATGCGGAGGGTGGGCGTTAGCCCAGTGCGGAGCGAAGCGTAGCACCGAAGCGAAAGCGTAGCCCGAAGCACGCCGACCTTGCCCACACAAGCGTAAGCGAAGTGTGGGCAAGGGCACGCCCAAAAAATTAAAATTTGACCTCACTGCAAAGACTCATCTTCCACATCATAGCCCAAAGTAACCCCTTTGTAATAGTACTTAATGATATTCGGATAAGTAAAGCCCTGCGCAGCCATTCCAATTGCCCCTTCTTGGCAAAGCCCTACCCCATGCCCAAATCCGTATCCCTCAATAACTACTGATCCCCCAAAAACTTGGTAGGTAATTTTAGCCGATTTTAGTCGCAATTGAGTACGTATAGTGTTATCACTCAAATTATGTTCAGTATTCCTGTATAGAAGCTTGTGCGGCCTACCGCTTTTATCAGGTATATAATAAACTACATTCGGTAAGCTATCTCCTGAAAATACAATTTTCCGCCATTCTGATAAAGGCATAACTACTCTCCATTTAAAATTTTTTGACCGCTGACAATACTTGCCATCTAACACAGGTTTTAAGTAAGGGATATCTTTGTTCCAAACTTCTTGGGCATCGGCTGTAATACCTCCACAACAAGCCGAAAACAAAGCATCTATCAAATTCCCTTGATACAAAATAACCTCCCCCCGCGTAGCAAAAACCGCATCTATGATAGGCTTATATGGGCTTACTCCCTTATATGCTTGACAATGCTGCTGATCACATAGATGAAAACCTTCATGTATATGTCTTTTGTAACCACGTATAGCATACGTACGCGCACATAAAGCTTGAGCTTTAATTGCTTCTATTTCTTTTATCCTGCCCATTTCAGACTCTACCACTCCGCACAAGTACCACTCTATATCTACTTCGTTAATCAAAGTTAAATAGCCCTGCGAATTGACAAAACATATCAACTTTCCCTTGTAGTTACCGAAACGAGAAGCATTTTTTAAGGTAAAATCAGCATAAATAAGATACGGATAAATGTACAAAGTATCCCATACTTCTATTACCTCACTTCCTTGATATACTTCCACTTTTTTGCCCGCTGCCTTGATGGAAAACGGACTGTCTTTGAATATTGATTTTTTAAGCTTTGCTTCAACCGTACCTTCAAATAGCCATACCTCACTCTTTTCACTATGGTACCGTACGGATTGCGGTTCAATATCCGCCCATAAGCCAATTCTTACCTCACGAGCAGAAGTATTAAAAAAAGCACATAGTAGGGCATTAAAAAGTACTAAGACCTTTGCAGAATAGCCCCTTAACCTACTCAAAAACATGTTATTTGGTCAAAATAAAAATGACTGTACAAGGATTTTTTCGTTTCATCAAACGATTTTGTAAAGATGGGTTATTACGATAGTCTTGTGAAGTCAAAAAAGCTATATTTTTTTGCATTATCTTAAAGCCTGTTTTTTCCACCATTTCTTGGACTTGCATATCATTTTCAAACCAATATAAATGGTCAACCGATTCCATATTGATAGATGCCGTTAGAAAAAGTAAGCCATTTTCAGCCAAAGCAGCATAGATATTTTCTAAAAGCTGTTGGGGTTGCGGCAAATGTTCTAATACCTCCGCGCAAATCATGACCTGATTATTCTTTTGAGTAATTTGATGAGTAGCGTCTTCTATACATACAGGAATGGGCGTTAGCCCAAAAAATTTACTAACTCTTGCCGAAACTTGCTGCGCCACAGGACTGATATCTATCCCTACGCCTTGTAAGTTTGAATTTCGAGAAAGCAGCAAAGCAGATAAAAGCCCATGTCCTATGCCAATTTCGCAGCTTTTACCTTGCTTAGTTTGAGTAAGAGGAATGAAGTATTGACAAAATACACGTAAAATTTCAAAGTAATTTGAGGAAAATAAATAACTAAACAGCAAAGCAGGATAGTACGTTTGAGCCATATAGTTTTGGTTTTGATAAACCTCCTTATTGACCTGCTCAAAATCTTGATATGCATAACTCTGGTTACGGATAAACTCAATTTGTTTTTGCTTGAAGGTATCACAAAATCGAATATAAGCTTGTATAGATTGGACAATCCGTTGGCTATCCTTTTCGCATAGATATTGAATGACTTGTGCAGGAATGCTGGCTATAGCATAGTATTCAGGGTTATATTTAGGTAAATTTTCGGTCATTTCTTTGAGTTCGGGATAAAGAGAGAGCAGAATATTTCTGTACGTTTCCAAAAGGGAAATTTCTTTTTCTAGAAGTTGCATAGATAAAATACAAAGATAAAACAAATTGTTTGAGTTGAGCGTATGGAGGTAGAGTAGTATCTTTGTCTAATGGCAAAATTGAAAACAGCATTTTTTTGTCAAGTTTGCGGAGCAAAGTCGCCTAAGTGGTTGGGAAAGTGTCCTTCTTGTCAAAATTGGAATACTTTTGTCGAAGAAGTAGTAGAAAGCGTAAGTTCGCAAAAAACGGGTAGTGCTGTTCCTTGGGATACCTCTCACAAAAAACCTACGAAAGCGGTAGCCAAAAAACTTTTTGATATAGAAAACGCGAAAGAAAGTCGGTACATTACGCCTGATGATGAACTTAATCGCACATTAGGGGGGGGCATAGTACAAGGGGCTTTGGTGCTTATCGGTGGAGAACCAGGCATAGGTAAGTCTACTTTGATGCTTCAATTAGCCCTGCAAATGAACAACTTAAAAGTGCTGTATGTATCGGGCGAAGAATCAGAGCGGCAAGTACGTATGCGCGCAGAGCGACTTCCATACAGAAATGATGAACTTTACATTTTACCTGAAACAAACATTGAAAATATTTTTGTGCAAATTGCCGAATTACAACCTGATTTAGTTATTGTAGATTCAGTACAAACTCTTCACTCTATGCACATTGAGTCTGCACCTGGTTCTATTACGCAAGTACGTGAATGTGCTGCACAGTTTATGCGTTATAGCAAAGAGCAGGGGGTACCCGTATTTTTAATTGGACATATTACCAAAGATGGAAGCCTTGCAGGTCCTAAGGTTTTGGAACACATGGTAGATACTGTCTTACAATTTGAAGGGGATAGGTATCATGCTTATCGTATTTTACGGACTTCTAAAAATAGATTTGGTT encodes the following:
- a CDS encoding SpoIID/LytB domain-containing protein, with the protein product MFLSRLRGYSAKVLVLFNALLCAFFNTSAREVRIGLWADIEPQSVRYHSEKSEVWLFEGTVEAKLKKSIFKDSPFSIKAAGKKVEVYQGSEVIEVWDTLYIYPYLIYADFTLKNASRFGNYKGKLICFVNSQGYLTLINEVDIEWYLCGVVESEMGRIKEIEAIKAQALCARTYAIRGYKRHIHEGFHLCDQQHCQAYKGVSPYKPIIDAVFATRGEVILYQGNLIDALFSACCGGITADAQEVWNKDIPYLKPVLDGKYCQRSKNFKWRVVMPLSEWRKIVFSGDSLPNVVYYIPDKSGRPHKLLYRNTEHNLSDNTIRTQLRLKSAKITYQVFGGSVVIEGYGFGHGVGLCQEGAIGMAAQGFTYPNIIKYYYKGVTLGYDVEDESLQ
- a CDS encoding class I SAM-dependent methyltransferase; its protein translation is MQLLEKEISLLETYRNILLSLYPELKEMTENLPKYNPEYYAIASIPAQVIQYLCEKDSQRIVQSIQAYIRFCDTFKQKQIEFIRNQSYAYQDFEQVNKEVYQNQNYMAQTYYPALLFSYLFSSNYFEILRVFCQYFIPLTQTKQGKSCEIGIGHGLLSALLLSRNSNLQGVGIDISPVAQQVSARVSKFFGLTPIPVCIEDATHQITQKNNQVMICAEVLEHLPQPQQLLENIYAALAENGLLFLTASINMESVDHLYWFENDMQVQEMVEKTGFKIMQKNIAFLTSQDYRNNPSLQNRLMKRKNPCTVIFILTK
- the radA gene encoding DNA repair protein RadA, with amino-acid sequence MAKLKTAFFCQVCGAKSPKWLGKCPSCQNWNTFVEEVVESVSSQKTGSAVPWDTSHKKPTKAVAKKLFDIENAKESRYITPDDELNRTLGGGIVQGALVLIGGEPGIGKSTLMLQLALQMNNLKVLYVSGEESERQVRMRAERLPYRNDELYILPETNIENIFVQIAELQPDLVIVDSVQTLHSMHIESAPGSITQVRECAAQFMRYSKEQGVPVFLIGHITKDGSLAGPKVLEHMVDTVLQFEGDRYHAYRILRTSKNRFGSSAEIGIYEMRSEGLRQVSNPSEVLLSDYDEEFSGIAITPILEGIRPILIETQALVSTAVYATAQRSSTGFDLRRLNMLLAVLERRCGFKIGQKDVFLNITGGLRIEDPAADLGVVCAILSSLNDVPLPKKAVFCAEVGLSGEIRSISRLEQRLLEVEKMGFEEVFAAKHNLKGMNLKKIGLKVHGFNKLEEVVNHLFG